In Thioclava sp. GXIMD2076, one DNA window encodes the following:
- a CDS encoding aminodeoxychorismate/anthranilate synthase component II: protein MLLLIDNYDSFTYNLVHYFGEVGADVKVVRNDALNTQDAMGMGAEALVLSPGPGTPAQSGICVPVTLAAYEADLPLFGVCLGQQTIGEAFGGDVVRHTEIVHGKMGTIHHNGKGVFRGLPSPLQATRYHSLVVDRATLPDCLEVTAWLEDGTIMGLRHKEKLIEGVQFHPESIASEHGHQMIRNFLEDAGVTLKDMKEA, encoded by the coding sequence ATGCTACTTCTCATCGATAACTACGACAGCTTCACCTATAATCTGGTGCATTATTTCGGCGAGGTGGGCGCGGATGTGAAGGTCGTGCGCAATGACGCGCTGAACACGCAAGACGCGATGGGCATGGGAGCCGAGGCACTGGTGCTCTCGCCCGGTCCGGGCACGCCCGCACAATCGGGGATTTGTGTGCCTGTGACGCTGGCAGCCTATGAGGCGGACCTGCCGCTCTTTGGCGTCTGCCTCGGCCAGCAGACCATCGGCGAGGCTTTCGGCGGCGATGTCGTGCGCCATACCGAGATCGTGCATGGCAAGATGGGCACCATCCATCACAACGGCAAAGGCGTGTTCCGCGGGCTGCCCTCGCCGCTTCAGGCCACGCGCTACCATTCACTGGTGGTGGACCGTGCTACCCTGCCCGACTGTCTCGAGGTCACCGCATGGCTGGAAGATGGCACCATCATGGGGCTGCGCCATAAGGAGAAGCTGATCGAGGGGGTGCAGTTCCACCCCGAATCCATTGCCTCCGAACATGGCCACCAGATGATCCGCAACTTCCTCGAGGATGCCGGTGTCACGCTGAAAGACATGAAAGAGGCCTGA
- a CDS encoding divergent polysaccharide deacetylase family protein, whose protein sequence is MSRYRCPQRGAMVKSRTHDFLHPAREIGKNEGVCLMVRGLLSGVAVGAIVSVLGLGLVSLILPLDGPQADDAPVSQSEAPSEGRASSGAPVADTPVQGHALQDKESAAPEEEMAPDTAPVSPLAVSPLAALDDSTDAPAGFTAGLAAALPEAAPDIAPDLAPERAPDPRPAPQATRLAQVVGPDAGEVEDFTDPGARPEAGLSAPDTAGTPATGDEAANMPGSIEQIPVPPPGEAVAPDLPMAEKPVDPAITPEGDDGASAPPSGTASEIVLLPDGSQVLPDGRVEKPRVFAAGEGAGLRADPDVATDRLPQIGAGAAPSAAAPTPDASAWKTNRAAFERPEGAALFSVVLIDRGIARGGLDQDTLLSLGYPLTIAIDPARSDARAVAQAYRSAGYEVAILMTGLPASPVVQDLDTAMEAWRQAVPGAVALVEPAAPVVQNDRQLSQHLLELAERDGLALITQDRGSNSASQLAHNADWPEAKIWRVLDDGRERASHIARELTRAEFEAKRDGKTVVMLSAWPESVAGLRDWASGAHDDVALAPVSAQFDTQD, encoded by the coding sequence ATGTCGCGCTATAGATGCCCGCAGCGTGGCGCGATGGTCAAGAGCAGGACCCATGATTTCCTGCATCCCGCCCGCGAGATTGGCAAGAACGAGGGAGTTTGCCTTATGGTGCGAGGCCTTTTGTCCGGTGTAGCAGTTGGCGCGATCGTGTCGGTGCTGGGTTTGGGCCTTGTGTCGCTCATTCTGCCGCTGGACGGGCCGCAGGCCGACGATGCCCCTGTCAGCCAGTCCGAAGCGCCCTCGGAGGGTCGAGCATCTTCCGGAGCGCCCGTGGCGGATACGCCCGTTCAGGGCCATGCGCTGCAGGACAAGGAGAGCGCCGCACCTGAAGAGGAAATGGCGCCCGATACCGCGCCCGTATCGCCGCTGGCCGTATCGCCGCTGGCCGCGCTCGATGATTCGACCGATGCGCCCGCCGGTTTCACCGCCGGGCTTGCCGCTGCCCTGCCGGAAGCCGCCCCCGATATAGCGCCTGACTTGGCACCGGAGCGCGCGCCCGATCCCCGCCCCGCGCCGCAGGCCACACGACTGGCACAGGTCGTCGGTCCCGATGCGGGGGAGGTGGAGGATTTCACCGATCCGGGCGCGCGTCCCGAGGCGGGCCTGAGCGCGCCCGATACCGCGGGCACTCCCGCGACCGGCGATGAGGCCGCCAATATGCCCGGGAGCATCGAGCAGATCCCCGTTCCGCCACCCGGCGAGGCCGTGGCGCCCGATCTGCCGATGGCCGAGAAACCGGTCGATCCGGCGATCACCCCCGAGGGCGATGACGGCGCCAGCGCCCCCCCGTCCGGAACCGCCTCCGAGATCGTGCTGCTGCCCGATGGCTCGCAGGTCCTGCCGGATGGGCGGGTCGAAAAACCGCGGGTCTTTGCCGCAGGCGAGGGGGCGGGGCTCCGCGCCGATCCCGATGTGGCGACGGACCGCCTGCCGCAGATCGGTGCGGGGGCCGCGCCGTCTGCTGCCGCCCCGACCCCCGACGCCAGCGCATGGAAAACCAATCGTGCGGCGTTCGAGCGGCCCGAGGGCGCCGCGCTCTTCTCGGTGGTGCTGATCGATAGGGGCATCGCCAGAGGTGGTCTGGATCAGGACACGCTTCTCAGCCTCGGCTATCCGCTGACCATCGCGATCGACCCCGCGCGGTCGGATGCGCGGGCGGTGGCGCAGGCGTATCGGAGCGCGGGCTACGAGGTCGCTATCCTGATGACGGGGCTGCCTGCCTCACCCGTGGTGCAGGATCTCGACACCGCGATGGAGGCATGGCGGCAGGCCGTGCCGGGTGCGGTGGCGCTGGTCGAACCTGCGGCACCTGTGGTGCAGAACGACCGCCAACTCTCGCAGCATCTGCTGGAGCTGGCCGAGCGCGACGGTCTGGCCCTGATCACGCAGGACCGCGGTAGCAATTCGGCTTCCCAGCTGGCGCATAATGCCGATTGGCCCGAGGCGAAGATCTGGCGGGTGCTCGATGACGGGCGCGAGCGGGCAAGCCATATCGCCCGTGAGCTGACCCGCGCCGAATTCGAGGCGAAGCGCGACGGGAAGACGGTGGTCATGCTAAGCGCATGGCCGGAATCGGTGGCGGGCCTGCGCGACTGGGCCTCGGGCGCGCATGATGACGTGGCACTGGCGCCGGTCTCGGCGCAATTCGATACGCAGGACTAA
- the trpE gene encoding anthranilate synthase component I: MVALFPSFEAFDSGWQDGKNQLVYARLAADLDTPVSLMLKLTDASKNSFMLESVTGGEVRGRYSFVGMKPDVIWECRGETARINRSARFEETFETLDGHPLDSLRALIAESRIDMPKDLPAGAAGLYGYLGYDMIRLVEKLPDVNPDPLGVPDAVLMRPSVIAVLDGVKGEVILCAPAWTGSGLSAKAAYAQAAERVMDALRDLDRTPNQPREMGENFAVGELRSNFTREGYMAAVEKAKDYIRAGDIFQCVPAQRWSADFPLPPFSLYRSLRRTNPSPFMFYLNFGGFQIVGASPEILVRVRDGEVTIRPIAGTRPRGATPEADRALEADLLSDKKELAEHLMLLDLGRNDVGRVAKIGTVHPTEKFIIERYSHVMHIVSNVVGEISDEHDALSALLAGLPAGTVSGAPKVRAMQIIDELEPEKRGIYGGGVGYFAANGEMDMCIALRTAVVKDQTLYIQAGGGVVYDSDPAAEYEETVNKSKALRKAAEDAGLFAHRGN, translated from the coding sequence ATGGTTGCCCTATTCCCGTCTTTCGAGGCGTTCGACTCCGGCTGGCAAGACGGTAAGAACCAACTGGTCTATGCGCGTCTGGCGGCAGATCTCGATACGCCCGTCTCGCTGATGCTCAAACTCACCGATGCGTCGAAAAACAGCTTCATGCTGGAATCGGTCACCGGTGGCGAGGTGCGCGGGCGCTATTCCTTTGTCGGTATGAAACCCGATGTGATCTGGGAATGTCGTGGCGAGACCGCGCGGATCAACCGTTCGGCGCGTTTCGAGGAGACCTTCGAGACGCTCGACGGTCACCCGCTCGACAGCCTGCGCGCGCTGATTGCGGAAAGCCGCATCGACATGCCCAAAGACCTGCCTGCAGGGGCCGCCGGCCTTTACGGCTATCTTGGCTACGACATGATCCGCCTGGTCGAGAAACTGCCCGATGTGAACCCCGATCCGCTGGGCGTGCCGGATGCGGTGCTGATGCGCCCGTCGGTGATTGCCGTCCTTGATGGCGTGAAGGGAGAGGTCATCCTCTGTGCGCCCGCATGGACCGGCTCGGGCCTTTCGGCCAAGGCCGCCTATGCGCAGGCCGCCGAACGGGTGATGGACGCGCTGCGCGATCTGGACCGCACCCCCAACCAGCCCCGTGAAATGGGCGAGAACTTTGCCGTGGGCGAGCTGCGCTCGAACTTCACCCGCGAGGGCTATATGGCCGCGGTCGAGAAGGCCAAGGACTATATCCGCGCAGGCGATATCTTCCAATGCGTCCCCGCTCAGCGGTGGTCGGCCGATTTCCCGCTGCCGCCCTTCTCACTCTATCGCTCGCTGCGCCGCACCAACCCCTCGCCCTTCATGTTCTATCTGAATTTCGGCGGGTTCCAGATCGTGGGCGCCTCGCCCGAGATCCTCGTGCGGGTGCGCGATGGCGAGGTGACGATCCGTCCCATCGCGGGCACCCGTCCGCGGGGTGCGACGCCCGAGGCCGATCGTGCGCTGGAAGCCGATCTCTTGTCGGACAAGAAGGAACTGGCCGAGCATCTGATGCTGCTGGATTTGGGGCGCAACGATGTGGGGCGCGTGGCCAAGATCGGCACCGTCCATCCGACCGAGAAATTCATCATCGAGCGCTACAGCCACGTCATGCATATCGTGTCCAATGTGGTAGGCGAGATCTCGGACGAGCATGACGCGCTCTCGGCGCTGCTGGCAGGGCTGCCTGCGGGCACCGTGTCGGGGGCGCCCAAGGTCCGCGCGATGCAGATCATCGACGAGCTGGAACCCGAGAAGCGCGGGATCTATGGCGGCGGCGTGGGCTATTTTGCGGCCAATGGCGAGATGGATATGTGCATCGCGCTACGCACGGCGGTGGTGAAGGACCAGACGCTCTATATCCAGGCCGGGGGCGGTGTCGTCTATGACAGCGATCCGGCGGCGGAATACGAGGAAACCGTCAATAAATCCAAGGCCCTGCGCAAGGCGGCCGAGGATGCCGGTCTCTTCGCCCATCGCGGCAATTGA
- the trpD gene encoding anthranilate phosphoribosyltransferase, which translates to MSDAMKPLIFAASEGPLSRAQAEHAFTLLFEGKATPAQIAGLLMAMRARGESVSEYAAAAAAMRAACVPIHAPEGAMDIVGTGGDGKHTLNISTATAFVVAGAGVPVAKHGNRAASSKSGTADVQGELGINVMAGVEAAQRSLNEAGIGFLMAQVHHPAMRHVGPVRSELGCKTIFNILGPLTNPAGVKRQLTGVFAPDLIWPMAETLQLLGSEKAWLVYGSDGTDEITITGVTTVAALENDKIREFEIHPEDAGLPVHRFRDIVGGTAAENAAALRAIFNGEKCAYRDAVVLNAAAALVVADRATTLKEGAELAAHSIDSGAALRALDTLAKITQEATA; encoded by the coding sequence ATGAGCGATGCGATGAAACCGCTGATCTTTGCGGCCTCCGAGGGGCCGCTTAGCCGTGCGCAGGCCGAACATGCCTTCACGCTCCTGTTCGAGGGCAAGGCCACGCCCGCCCAGATCGCGGGGCTCCTGATGGCCATGCGCGCGCGCGGCGAGAGCGTGAGCGAATATGCCGCGGCCGCGGCCGCCATGCGCGCGGCCTGTGTGCCGATCCATGCGCCCGAGGGCGCGATGGATATCGTGGGCACCGGTGGCGATGGCAAACACACGCTCAATATCTCGACCGCGACGGCCTTTGTGGTGGCGGGAGCCGGCGTGCCGGTGGCCAAACATGGCAACCGCGCGGCCTCGTCCAAATCGGGCACGGCGGATGTGCAGGGCGAGCTGGGCATCAATGTGATGGCCGGCGTGGAGGCGGCGCAGCGCTCGCTGAATGAGGCGGGCATCGGCTTCCTGATGGCGCAGGTCCACCACCCTGCCATGCGCCATGTGGGGCCCGTCCGCTCCGAGCTGGGCTGCAAGACCATCTTCAACATCCTCGGGCCGCTGACCAATCCCGCAGGTGTCAAACGCCAGCTGACAGGTGTTTTTGCTCCCGATCTGATCTGGCCGATGGCCGAGACCCTGCAACTGCTGGGCTCCGAGAAAGCATGGCTCGTCTATGGCTCGGATGGCACAGACGAGATTACCATCACCGGTGTGACCACCGTGGCCGCGCTCGAAAACGACAAGATCCGCGAGTTCGAGATCCATCCCGAGGATGCGGGCCTGCCGGTGCACCGGTTCCGCGATATCGTGGGCGGCACGGCGGCAGAGAACGCCGCAGCCCTCCGCGCGATCTTCAATGGCGAGAAATGCGCCTATCGCGATGCGGTTGTGCTGAATGCGGCCGCAGCGCTCGTGGTGGCGGATCGCGCCACGACCCTGAAAGAGGGCGCCGAACTTGCCGCCCATTCCATCGATAGCGGGGCCGCCCTGCGCGCCCTTGATACGCTTGCCAAGATCACGCAGGAGGCCACGGCATGA
- a CDS encoding aminotransferase, whose amino-acid sequence MTLTPLAPPMAATFAPPVMEARRWLEGVTFPADRPLINVSQAAPVAAPPEGLRRAIADAAMTQTEAHLYGPVLGMPELRTELAAQWSKAYGGTIRDSNVAITQGCNQAFAAAMSTLAAPGDEVILPTPWYFNHKMWCDMASVTAVPLATGADLLPDPEKARALITPRTRAIILITPNNPGGVEYPPALVQAFMDLARDHRIALILDETYRDFDSRETRPHELFTDPDWGDTLIHLYSFSKAYRLTGHRVGAMVASEARLAEVEKFLDTVAICAGQLGQIGALWGMRNLGDWVAGERAEILARRQAMVEGFKWLNGWRLMGCGAYFAYVEHPFTLDAPDAARELVRQAGVLLLPGTMFMPETDASGKRQFRIAFANVDAQGISTLMDRLSTVSL is encoded by the coding sequence ATGACACTCACGCCCCTTGCTCCGCCCATGGCCGCCACTTTCGCTCCGCCGGTGATGGAGGCGCGGCGCTGGCTCGAGGGTGTGACCTTCCCCGCAGATCGCCCTTTGATCAATGTCTCGCAGGCAGCGCCCGTGGCCGCGCCCCCCGAAGGGCTGCGCCGCGCGATTGCCGATGCGGCGATGACGCAGACCGAGGCGCATCTCTACGGCCCCGTGCTGGGGATGCCCGAGCTGCGCACCGAGCTGGCCGCCCAATGGTCCAAAGCCTATGGCGGCACGATCAGGGACAGCAATGTCGCCATCACCCAGGGCTGCAATCAGGCCTTTGCCGCCGCGATGTCGACGCTTGCGGCACCGGGAGACGAGGTGATCCTGCCGACGCCCTGGTATTTCAATCATAAGATGTGGTGCGATATGGCTTCGGTCACGGCCGTGCCCCTGGCCACCGGTGCGGATCTGTTGCCCGACCCCGAGAAAGCCCGCGCCCTGATCACCCCGCGCACCCGTGCCATCATCCTGATCACGCCCAATAATCCGGGCGGGGTGGAATATCCGCCGGCCCTCGTGCAGGCCTTCATGGATCTGGCGCGTGACCACCGGATTGCGCTGATCCTCGACGAGACCTATCGCGATTTCGACAGCCGCGAGACCCGCCCGCATGAGCTGTTCACCGATCCCGATTGGGGCGACACGCTGATCCATCTCTATTCCTTCTCCAAGGCCTACCGCCTGACCGGCCACCGCGTCGGCGCGATGGTGGCCTCCGAGGCGCGTCTGGCCGAGGTCGAGAAATTCCTCGACACCGTGGCCATCTGCGCAGGCCAGCTGGGCCAGATCGGCGCGCTCTGGGGGATGCGCAATCTGGGCGATTGGGTCGCGGGCGAACGCGCCGAGATCCTTGCCCGCCGTCAGGCGATGGTCGAGGGGTTCAAATGGCTCAACGGCTGGCGGCTGATGGGCTGTGGCGCCTATTTCGCCTATGTCGAGCATCCGTTCACGCTCGATGCGCCCGATGCGGCCCGCGAGCTGGTCAGACAGGCCGGCGTCCTCCTGCTGCCCGGAACGATGTTCATGCCCGAAACCGATGCCTCGGGCAAACGCCAGTTCCGCATCGCCTTTGCCAATGTCGATGCACAAGGTATTTCGACCCTGATGGACCGGCTGAGCACCGTCTCGCTCTAA
- the gpt gene encoding xanthine phosphoribosyltransferase, with product MTRLPHEKGFHISWDQIHRDARALAWRLDGKGPIEGNWKAVVGITRGGLVPAMIMARELDIRTVDTISVKSYNHQARTEPHVIKPPQADIMGADGEGVLIVDDLVDTGRTLELVRTLYPKAHFATIYAKPMGVPMVDSYVTEVSQDTWIFFPWDMALQYVEPYRGTDA from the coding sequence ATGACCCGCCTGCCCCATGAAAAAGGCTTCCATATCAGCTGGGACCAGATCCACCGCGATGCCCGCGCGCTGGCATGGCGTCTGGATGGCAAGGGCCCGATCGAGGGCAACTGGAAGGCAGTTGTAGGCATCACCCGCGGGGGGCTCGTGCCCGCGATGATCATGGCGCGCGAGCTGGACATCCGCACCGTCGATACGATCTCTGTCAAAAGCTACAACCATCAGGCCCGGACCGAACCGCATGTGATCAAGCCACCGCAGGCCGATATCATGGGCGCGGATGGTGAAGGCGTTCTGATCGTGGATGATCTCGTCGATACGGGCCGCACGCTGGAACTGGTGCGCACGCTCTATCCCAAGGCGCATTTCGCCACGATCTACGCAAAACCGATGGGTGTGCCGATGGTCGACAGCTATGTGACCGAGGTCAGCCAGGATACATGGATCTTCTTCCCGTGGGATATGGCGCTGCAATATGTCGAGCCCTATCGCGGCACGGATGCCTGA
- the fabI gene encoding enoyl-ACP reductase FabI, producing MTNNLMAGKRGLIMGLANDKSIAYGIAKQLRDAGAELALSYHGEALKKRVDPLAEQLGCDTVVECDASNGESIDQLFASLKEKWGKIDFLVHAIGFSDKNELRGRYVDTSPENFRVTMDVSVYSFTAVCRRAVEIMPDGGALLTLTYYGAEQVMPHYNVMGVAKAALEASVKYIAEDVGKLGITCNSISAGPIKTLASSGIGDFRYILKWNELNSPLRRNVTQDEVGKAALFLLSELGTATTGETLHVDAGYHVVGMKAVDAPDIDVTTKRKD from the coding sequence ATGACCAATAACCTTATGGCAGGCAAACGCGGCCTGATCATGGGCCTGGCGAACGATAAATCCATCGCCTATGGCATTGCCAAACAACTTCGGGATGCAGGCGCGGAACTCGCCCTCTCCTATCACGGTGAAGCGCTGAAAAAACGCGTCGATCCGCTGGCCGAGCAGCTGGGCTGCGATACGGTCGTCGAATGCGATGCCTCGAATGGCGAGTCCATCGACCAGCTCTTCGCATCGCTGAAAGAGAAATGGGGCAAGATCGATTTCCTCGTTCACGCCATCGGGTTCTCCGACAAGAACGAGCTGCGCGGCCGTTATGTCGACACCTCGCCCGAGAACTTCCGCGTCACCATGGACGTGTCGGTCTATTCCTTCACCGCTGTGTGCCGTCGTGCCGTCGAGATCATGCCCGATGGCGGCGCGCTCCTGACGCTGACCTATTACGGTGCCGAACAGGTCATGCCGCATTATAACGTGATGGGCGTCGCCAAAGCGGCTCTCGAGGCTTCGGTCAAGTATATCGCGGAAGATGTGGGCAAGCTGGGCATCACCTGCAACTCCATTTCGGCCGGTCCGATCAAGACGCTGGCCTCCTCGGGGATCGGCGATTTCCGTTACATCCTGAAATGGAACGAGCTGAACTCGCCGCTGCGCCGCAACGTGACGCAGGATGAGGTCGGCAAGGCCGCACTGTTCCTGCTGTCCGAGCTGGGCACCGCCACCACCGGCGAGACGCTGCATGTAGATGCGGGTTACCATGTCGTCGGGATGAAGGCCGTGGACGCGCCCGATATCGACGTCACCACCAAGCGCAAGGACTGA
- a CDS encoding DUF4174 domain-containing protein, translating into MPHLPNAARPIAYAAAVAASTWGIMSAVGGADAQQASNFVTLTSTNDSLDGLRWKARPVIVLADDPADPAYRIQMTNLKSAASELKDRDIVVLSEADGSASALRDALGNPEGFRVVLVGKDGGIKVNQDSPLGVSELFSTIDAMPMRQREMKG; encoded by the coding sequence ATGCCTCATCTACCCAATGCCGCACGCCCGATTGCCTATGCTGCCGCTGTCGCCGCATCGACTTGGGGGATCATGTCCGCTGTCGGTGGGGCAGACGCGCAGCAGGCAAGCAATTTTGTAACCCTGACCAGCACCAATGACAGCCTTGACGGGTTGCGCTGGAAGGCCCGTCCGGTGATCGTGCTGGCCGATGATCCTGCCGATCCGGCCTACAGGATCCAGATGACCAATCTGAAATCCGCAGCCTCAGAACTTAAGGATCGGGACATCGTGGTTCTGTCCGAGGCCGATGGATCAGCCTCCGCGCTGAGGGACGCGCTCGGCAACCCCGAGGGATTCCGCGTTGTGCTGGTCGGTAAGGATGGCGGGATCAAGGTCAATCAGGACAGCCCGCTGGGCGTCAGCGAGCTGTTTTCGACGATCGATGCCATGCCAATGCGCCAGCGTGAGATGAAGGGCTGA
- a CDS encoding SurA N-terminal domain-containing protein, whose product MANKLRTHGKNTVVWILLGLIVIGLIGFSASNFGTSTGSIGSVGDTKISTNDYARALQREQNQMQQQTGQAMSFQQFEMYGLDRRVQGQLFGQAAFENAADKIGISISDDELAKQIQQIQGFQNAAGDFDRNTYQMALRNQGMKEREFEQKLRAEVSRSILQSAVVSGVHAPDAEVNAYAEYMGQTRSVAWAEVTKSDLTQPVPAPTEDALKTYHDEHSDDFMSPETKKITYVWISPDMLADKVKLSDDDLKAEYNSRIEEFQQPERRLLDRLVYPDMDAAKAARAAFDDGSKDFEALAKDRGLTLQDTDMGDMAEDDLGDAGKEIFAADKGAVIGPVETDLGPALYRVNGVLPANNRSFDEVKSELGESARDAAARKMIEDERSKLEDEVAGGATLEDIAKDTDMQLGTIEYSEDSSEGIAGYDAFRKAAAQIKSDDFAELTELDDGGLFAMRLDGTTPAAVIPFDKSRDQVQAAWEAEKLLEAKQARADEAVKAVTDQPDTQLSATGLLTTESGNLARGAYVKGLSPAALQQAFTLDLNAAAKVTDGEKVFVVRPVKITKPDLKDDATAKMVENLRNQVSQSLAGDMVDLYATAIQNEDGMQINSTAINGVNAQMR is encoded by the coding sequence ATGGCAAACAAGCTGCGCACCCATGGCAAGAATACCGTGGTCTGGATTCTGCTCGGACTGATCGTGATTGGCCTGATCGGCTTCTCTGCCAGCAATTTCGGCACGAGCACCGGCTCGATCGGCTCGGTGGGCGACACCAAGATCTCGACCAATGACTATGCCCGCGCGCTGCAGCGCGAACAGAACCAGATGCAGCAACAGACCGGTCAGGCGATGAGCTTCCAGCAGTTCGAGATGTATGGTCTGGACCGCCGCGTGCAGGGTCAGCTCTTTGGTCAGGCCGCCTTCGAGAACGCCGCCGACAAGATCGGCATCTCGATCAGCGATGACGAGCTTGCCAAGCAGATCCAGCAAATTCAGGGTTTCCAGAATGCCGCCGGTGATTTCGACCGCAACACCTACCAGATGGCGCTGCGCAATCAGGGCATGAAGGAGCGTGAATTCGAGCAGAAGCTGCGCGCCGAAGTCTCGCGCTCGATCCTGCAAAGCGCCGTTGTGTCGGGCGTCCATGCACCGGATGCCGAGGTGAATGCCTACGCAGAATATATGGGCCAGACCCGCAGCGTGGCCTGGGCCGAGGTCACCAAATCCGATCTGACCCAGCCTGTGCCCGCCCCCACCGAGGACGCGCTGAAGACATATCACGACGAGCATTCGGATGACTTCATGTCGCCCGAGACCAAGAAGATCACCTATGTCTGGATCTCGCCCGACATGCTGGCCGACAAGGTCAAACTGTCTGACGACGACCTGAAAGCCGAATACAATTCCCGCATCGAGGAATTCCAGCAGCCCGAGCGCCGTCTGCTCGACCGTCTGGTCTATCCCGATATGGATGCCGCCAAAGCCGCCCGTGCGGCCTTTGATGATGGCTCCAAGGATTTCGAGGCGCTGGCCAAGGATCGCGGCCTGACGCTGCAGGATACCGATATGGGCGATATGGCCGAGGATGATCTGGGCGATGCGGGCAAGGAGATCTTTGCCGCCGATAAGGGCGCGGTCATCGGCCCCGTCGAGACCGATCTGGGCCCTGCCCTTTACCGTGTGAACGGGGTTCTGCCTGCCAATAACCGCAGCTTCGACGAGGTAAAGAGCGAGCTGGGCGAAAGCGCCCGCGATGCCGCTGCCCGCAAGATGATCGAGGACGAGCGCAGCAAGCTCGAGGATGAAGTCGCAGGCGGTGCCACGCTCGAGGATATCGCCAAAGATACCGATATGCAGCTGGGCACCATCGAATATAGCGAGGACAGCTCCGAAGGCATCGCGGGCTATGACGCCTTCCGCAAAGCGGCCGCCCAGATCAAATCCGACGATTTCGCCGAGCTGACCGAGCTGGATGATGGTGGCCTCTTCGCGATGCGCCTCGATGGCACGACGCCCGCCGCCGTGATCCCCTTCGACAAATCCCGCGATCAGGTCCAGGCCGCATGGGAGGCCGAGAAGCTTCTAGAGGCCAAACAGGCCCGTGCCGACGAGGCCGTGAAAGCCGTCACCGACCAACCCGACACCCAACTCTCGGCCACCGGGCTTCTGACCACCGAAAGCGGCAATCTGGCGCGGGGCGCCTATGTCAAGGGCCTCTCGCCTGCCGCCCTGCAACAGGCCTTCACGCTCGATCTGAACGCGGCCGCCAAGGTCACCGATGGCGAGAAGGTCTTCGTTGTGCGCCCCGTCAAGATCACCAAACCCGATCTGAAAGATGATGCGACCGCCAAGATGGTGGAGAACCTGCGCAATCAGGTCTCGCAATCGCTGGCCGGTGACATGGTCGATCTCTATGCCACCGCGATCCAGAACGAGGATGGCATGCAGATAAATTCCACCGCCATCAACGGCGTCAACGCGCAGATGCGCTGA
- a CDS encoding LysE family translocator: MLGVLGAIYLVHLAAAISPGPAVLLCARTSLREGFLRGTWLAVGIGIGACIWAIAALFGLALLFKVAPALLTALKFAGAVYLIYLAIKMWRHASEPLADLPETEAPRNAAGLVWLGIATQLANPKPAVFFGTIFLTFVPPQAPPWVYVAIIGIVFFNDAGWNVIVSRIFSLERTRRAYLGLKTTIDRVFGGLLGLLGLKLAIS; this comes from the coding sequence GTGCTCGGGGTTCTGGGCGCGATCTATCTGGTCCATCTGGCCGCGGCGATCTCGCCCGGCCCGGCGGTCCTGCTCTGCGCCCGGACCAGCCTGCGTGAAGGCTTCCTGCGCGGCACTTGGCTGGCGGTCGGCATCGGGATCGGTGCCTGCATCTGGGCCATTGCCGCGCTCTTCGGGCTGGCGCTGCTGTTCAAGGTGGCGCCTGCCCTGCTGACCGCGCTGAAATTCGCGGGTGCGGTCTATCTGATCTATCTGGCGATCAAAATGTGGCGCCATGCGTCCGAGCCGCTGGCCGATCTCCCCGAAACCGAAGCCCCGCGCAATGCAGCAGGGCTGGTCTGGCTCGGGATCGCCACACAACTTGCCAATCCCAAACCCGCGGTGTTCTTCGGGACCATATTCCTGACCTTCGTGCCGCCGCAGGCCCCGCCTTGGGTCTATGTCGCGATCATCGGCATCGTGTTTTTCAATGATGCGGGCTGGAATGTGATCGTCTCGCGGATCTTCTCGCTCGAACGCACGCGCCGCGCCTATCTGGGTCTCAAAACCACAATCGACCGCGTTTTTGGCGGTCTCCTTGGCCTGCTCGGCCTCAAACTCGCCATTAGCTGA